The Gammaproteobacteria bacterium DNA window AGCTTGACGTACTTTATTGAAAATAGGTGTAAATTCAGATCCACCCAATGGAACGTAATCTTCACCTACAATTTCACCGCCAACGTTCTCTAACCAAACTTTTGCATTTTTATTAGACTCTTTCGGCCAAATGTAATTAGAACCAATTAAGTAACATTTAGGACCAAACTCTTTCGCCATGAATGGAATTAGATCAAATGAGTGTTGGTTGGCTAGAGGTCCAGTATTAATAATATTTTGTGTGCACTCACGGCCTTCATAACATGTTGGGTAGTAGAACAAATGATCTCGTGCCATAACTATTGGAGCTACTGCACGACGGCTTGCTGATGTGTAACCACCAAACGTTGCAATTACTCTATCCTTTAAGATTAGCTGGCTGATTTTCTCTGAATAGACTTTGATATCAGATTTAGCATCAATCACCACTGGCTCTATCATTCTGCCAGCTACACCGCCTGCAGCATTGATTTCATCAATTGCATATAAAGCAACTTGAGTAGAATCATTTTCGATTACTGCCAGATTTCCTGTTTGAGACCAGAGTAATCCAACTTTAATTGTTTTATCTTTTTTCTTGATCCATGGTGCTGCTGCTGATGCATTCTTTATGTATATCGATGGGAAACCTAATGCAGCTGCTGATGCGGCGACAGCAGATCCCTTTAAAATTTTTCTTCGCTTGTTACTAATTGGTTTGTCTTTCATGGATGGAATCTCCTAAGTTATGATTGACTTATTTAGTGGCAATCCAAGACGCACACGTATTTGGAATTCTGCTGATGTTTGTTTTTACTGTCTCAAAATTGCTTTTTCTTGTTTTAGAAAGATGGTTCAACTACACATAGACTAAAGTATATAGACTAATGGTTGTATTGAATCATATGAAATAATCATCGTCAACATATACTCACTAAAGTACAGGTATAAAATTAATGACATTTATTTTCGATGAATATCGATTGATGATTATCTAGATTATGAAAATTTTTGAAATGTATATCTTAAAATTAATCGATAAAATGTACATTAAATTCAATTGGTTAAGATATTTATTTAATGCTGTTAATATTATGCAGTGAGATTGTATTTGTCAGATATATAAAAAATTTACTGATTGAAATGATAATGTAATTGATCAATCAAAATCGGCTAATTGATATTGGGTTATTTACTAATTGTCAGCAGTGATATATCTCTCTATCCTTAATGTTTGGGTAGTAGCATTTGCCTGGCTTGATTTATAACTTTTAGCTAAAGTTCAATGCCAACATCTATCTTGATATAACATCATTAGGACAATATTAATAAGTTCATGGTTGCTGAAAATTCTGTATTTAGAATAATGGTTGCGGATGACCATGCCTTAGTCAGAGGAGGGCTGGTTCAATTAGTAAAACTAGTTGAAGAAAGTGTTGAAATTATTGAATCAACTGATTTCAATCAAACTTTAGAATATCTTGCTAATGATCAAGAGATAGATCTTTTATTGTTAGATCTAATGATGCCTGGTATGTCAGGAATGGATAGTATTAAGCAAATATGCGAAGAACATCCTGATGTTCCGTTAATTGTTGTCTCCGTGCGTGAAAATATTGCTTCTATACGTAATGCGCTTGCCGCTGGAGCTGTTGGCTACATTCCTAAAACATCATCACCAGATGTGATGATGAGCGCTATAAAGTTGGTTCTGTCTGGTGGAGTCTATGTCCCGCCACATGTGCTTGGTTTGACGTCTGCTACTGAAGATACTCTAAAAGATCAGGTGATTGATGAAGGGATTGACAACAGTAGAGGATATTCCATGCTGACTAAAAGACAACAAGAAGTGCTAGATCTGATGGCGCTTGGTAAGTCAAATAAAGAAATTGCAGATGAATTGGGGTTAACGACAGGTACTGTAAAAATGCATTCATCAAGAATTTTTAAAACGTTAAATGTCCAAAATAGAACTGAAGCTGTTGCTAGGTTTGCAAAATCTTAAACAAGTTTAATGCGATAGTTTTACTGTGCGTTGCTACGCCATAATTTGATTTTCCTCTAAGCAAGTTTTTTATTTTTTTCTGAAATAACTAGTAAGTGTGAAATTAGAGCTCTTAGTTTTGCAGGATGCACTGGCTTAGACAAAACGCGAAATCCGTAGTCTGTAATCTTTCGAATCTTACCGGTGTCTGCTTCACCTGTAATAATAAATGCGGGAATAGGGTAGCCAACAATTTTGCGCAAAGATTCAATTGTTTCAACTCCATTCTTTTCACCTGGCAGGCTGTAATCAGCAAGAATAATGTCTGGTAACCTTGTTTTGTCTGAAATTACTTGTCTTGCTTCAAAAAAGGAATTTGCACAATTAACATCACAATGCCAAGAAGTAAGAAGGTTTTGTGTTGCATCTAATACAGTTGGGTCATCTTCAATTAAAAGAATAGAAATATTTTTTAAGTTAAATAAACCACCATCAATTTTTTCCTCAGTTGATACTGTTTTTGGCTTTTTAGTTAAAGTGGTAACTACAGCAAAACGTGATCCATGTTTCAATTCTGATGAATGCTCTATTGTGTGATTTAAGCAGCTAGAAAGCCTTCTGACAATCGCAAGTCCTAATCCTAAACCTTTTCCTCGATCTCTTTCTTTATTATCTAATTGATGAAAATCATCAAAAATAGCTTCGCTTTGATGTTTGGGTATACCTGGGCCTGTGTCTAATACTTCTATGGATAGCGTACTTTCTCTACGTCTACAACCAAGTAATACACGTCCTGTTTCAGTGTAGCGAATTGCATTAGCAACAAAATTTCCAATAATTTGTTCAAGCAAAATAGGGTCGCTTCGTACATATGCGCTTGAAGGGACTATATGCAATGAAAGTCCTTTTCGATAAGACATTGGTCGAAAATTGCGTGCAATTCTGTTTAATATTTCTTGTATCGCAAAATCTTCTATTTGTGGTTTTACTGCGCCTGCTTCTAATTGCGAAACATCAAGTATGGAATTAAGTAAGCGACCTGTAGATACTGATACAGCATCAATATCTGAAACAATTTTCAGCATTTCTTTGTCTTTGATTTTTTGTTGCAATGCCGTAATGTACATTTGCATCGCATGCAATGGTTGGCGTAAGTCATGACTTGCTGCAGCAAGAAACTGGGACTTGGCACGATTAGCTCGTTCAGCATCTTCTTTTGCTTGACGCAGGTCTTTATCTTGTGCGCTTAAATCATGCTTTAAATTATTAAAGCTCCGGCTCACAATTCCTAATTCATCACCACGTGACATAAGCTGCTTTTCTATTGGTGAATCTTCAATATCATGTAGAGCACTGACTGAATTAATTGTATCGGATAATGAATGTAATGGATTTGAAATATTTTTCTTTACCACATAGTAGAAAATAGTAATTACGATGCAAAAAGTTATTATAGAGGCTAGTATCGTGAATGCAGTGGCCGTATTTTCAACACGTACAGCGTATTTTACAGAGGCATCATTGAGTGAATCTAATACGGTGACTAATGCGTCCAGTTCTTTTGTTAATGTATTTTCGCTGGCTCTGACATCTGAAATCATTTCCATGCCCATAAGAAAAGAACCATCCTCAACATGCCGAAAAACTTTGCCAGCACGGATGCTGTTAATTCGATTAGCTTGCCTTACGCTTGATAATTGGCGTAGTAAATCTTGTCGGTAATCACTGATTAGATTAGCTTTTAAGTTCTTATTGTTAGTAGCTTTTGTGATTAAACTGAATGAGCTATCAATTTCAGCATCTATATTGCTGTTATTTTCTTGATACTTCCCACGTGCAGCAATGTATTGTTCTTTTGCTTCTTTGTCATAGACCACGCGATCACCGACAAAAATGATATCTTTTAAATTTAATCTGCCTTCTTGAATTTGAAGGCGAACAGTCTCTGATGATGTAAATAAAGGTAAATATAGGTCAGACATCTGTTTTACAACATTGCCTACTGAGCTGATCTGCGAGATAGCAATAGTAGTTACTAAGGAATACGAGAATATCTCGAGAAATAATACAACTAGGACTTTTTGTCCTACTGACATATCATTTATAATTCTTTTAAACTTATATCTCATAACTTATTTAGTACTTAAATTTCATTTATGATGATGCCTTAATTAATTTGCCACTAGGGAGTAGTAGTCCTGCAGCAGTACACTCGCCTCGTTGTGGGTATAATACATATGGGTCCGGAGGTATTTGATGTTGTTGCTGGAACAATAATTTGATTTGACCATTAGCATCAAATCTTCCTATTTTTGGCGTTAACCAACTATTGAAATTTTTGCTATCAATTTTTACTTTACCTTCAGGTGATTCATCTGCCGATAACTCCAAGCCCGCAGAAAATTGACGAACATTGTTTGGGCTTATAGATGTTTCTCCTGCTTGTTTGACTAATTTTTCAACTGCTTTTTTAAAGTATAGAAAAGTTAAGTAGGTTTCTTCCATATTATAATGTGTAACTCCACTGCCGCCGTGCTTGCTTGATAGAAATTCTTGTACAAATTTATCGTTAGTTTTAGATCGTAAACTTTGAAAATATGGTGCAGATAGAATATGTCCCTCTCCATATTCAGCGCCCATTAGTTTTACTTCCATTTCTGAAGTAGTGAGTGATGCGGTAGGTAAAATATCAGGGGTAAACCCTGCTTTGATGTACTCCTTTCTAAAATAGATGTCTGAGTCTCCTACCACAGTCGAAAACACCCAGTCCGGCTTTAGATCTTTTATTTTTTTGAAGATTTTATCAAATCCTCCCAATCCAAGCGGCATGTATGACTCACCAACTAAACTG harbors:
- a CDS encoding transporter substrate-binding domain-containing protein, which gives rise to MSNKRRKILKGSAVAASAAALGFPSIYIKNASAAAPWIKKKDKTIKVGLLWSQTGNLAVIENDSTQVALYAIDEINAAGGVAGRMIEPVVIDAKSDIKVYSEKISQLILKDRVIATFGGYTSASRRAVAPIVMARDHLFYYPTCYEGRECTQNIINTGPLANQHSFDLIPFMAKEFGPKCYLIGSNYIWPKESNKNAKVWLENVGGEIVGEDYVPLGGSEFTPIFNKVRQAKPDFIFSTVVGDSDIAMHKQFLQEGFKSDKLPIAALTTGEIEIRAMGAEAGAGHFLSAPYFQTLDNPTNHKFVDGYLSSKYGGGGVTHYNMEETYLSLYVWKYGLEKALAQTGNIEDITPRMIRDVSGGIAVEDDVSPEGKVWIDPDNFNCWLKPKIGQCGSDGQFKIVKAADEHVAPDPMSIYPERGVCKADGLHTPDGKIKTDVL
- a CDS encoding response regulator transcription factor, with amino-acid sequence MVAENSVFRIMVADDHALVRGGLVQLVKLVEESVEIIESTDFNQTLEYLANDQEIDLLLLDLMMPGMSGMDSIKQICEEHPDVPLIVVSVRENIASIRNALAAGAVGYIPKTSSPDVMMSAIKLVLSGGVYVPPHVLGLTSATEDTLKDQVIDEGIDNSRGYSMLTKRQQEVLDLMALGKSNKEIADELGLTTGTVKMHSSRIFKTLNVQNRTEAVARFAKS
- a CDS encoding hybrid sensor histidine kinase/response regulator, whose protein sequence is MRYKFKRIINDMSVGQKVLVVLFLEIFSYSLVTTIAISQISSVGNVVKQMSDLYLPLFTSSETVRLQIQEGRLNLKDIIFVGDRVVYDKEAKEQYIAARGKYQENNSNIDAEIDSSFSLITKATNNKNLKANLISDYRQDLLRQLSSVRQANRINSIRAGKVFRHVEDGSFLMGMEMISDVRASENTLTKELDALVTVLDSLNDASVKYAVRVENTATAFTILASIITFCIVITIFYYVVKKNISNPLHSLSDTINSVSALHDIEDSPIEKQLMSRGDELGIVSRSFNNLKHDLSAQDKDLRQAKEDAERANRAKSQFLAAASHDLRQPLHAMQMYITALQQKIKDKEMLKIVSDIDAVSVSTGRLLNSILDVSQLEAGAVKPQIEDFAIQEILNRIARNFRPMSYRKGLSLHIVPSSAYVRSDPILLEQIIGNFVANAIRYTETGRVLLGCRRRESTLSIEVLDTGPGIPKHQSEAIFDDFHQLDNKERDRGKGLGLGLAIVRRLSSCLNHTIEHSSELKHGSRFAVVTTLTKKPKTVSTEEKIDGGLFNLKNISILLIEDDPTVLDATQNLLTSWHCDVNCANSFFEARQVISDKTRLPDIILADYSLPGEKNGVETIESLRKIVGYPIPAFIITGEADTGKIRKITDYGFRVLSKPVHPAKLRALISHLLVISEKNKKLA
- a CDS encoding transporter substrate-binding domain-containing protein encodes the protein MAINRRKFLAASCAASAMLNCGPMITHSFANTRSPWITKNNTIKVGMLWSLTGHLSVIEEPSRDVGLFCIDNINKNGGIAGFQIEPIVIDAKSDMKSYRQGILDLMLKENVLATFGGYTSASRRAVMPLVTLNNGLFYYPTCYEGRECWQHIICTGPIANQHSYDLIPYMVNKFGPRAYFVGSNYVWPRESNRNAQRWLNNAKGSLVGESYMPLGLGGFDKIFKKIKDLKPDWVFSTVVGDSDIYFRKEYIKAGFTPDILPTASLTTSEMEVKLMGAEYGEGHILSAPYFQSLRSKTNDKFVQEFLSSKHGGSGVTHYNMEETYLTFLYFKKAVEKLVKQAGETSISPNNVRQFSAGLELSADESPEGKVKIDSKNFNSWLTPKIGRFDANGQIKLLFQQQHQIPPDPYVLYPQRGECTAAGLLLPSGKLIKASS